The following are from one region of the Cloacibacterium sp. TD35 genome:
- the uvrA gene encoding excinuclease ABC subunit UvrA, giving the protein MSTEKEYIEIYGAREHNLKNINVKIPRNELVTITGLSGSGKSSLAFDTIFAEGQRRYIETFSAYARQFLGGLERPDVDKIEGLSPVIAIEQKTTNKNPRSTVGTVTELYDFLRLLFARVSDAYSLETGEKMVSYTEEQILETIKENYKGEKVLLLAPVIRSRKGHYHELFVQLAKKGYSQARIDGELQDIEYDLKLDRYKMHDIEVVIDRWIIGENATESRMAKSLKTALQMGEGVVMIQKLGATDYQYFSKNLMDAHSGNALPIPEPNTFSFNSPKGSCPTCKGLGTIKKINEEFLVENPNFSINQGALLPLEVLKGNKWLLTQIKNILEIFGLGLNTSFNEIPREAVDYIYYGCQKEFTADLKYAGISKKIKINFEGLVPYLSQVIEDKENYDAVLLERQFTTEETCPECNGARLQKSSLAFKIDGKNIAEINALSLLDLKDWIHEVKEKFSEKNKIIANEILKEIETRLQFLLDVGLDYLSLSRSSRTLSGGESQRIRLATQIGSQLVNVLYILDEPSIGLHQRDNERLINSLKNLRDIGNSVLVVEHDKDMILEADYVLDIGPRAGKHGGEILWQGKPEDLIKANTITADYLTGKRSIEIPKERRKGNGKFLKLKGATGNNLKNVNLEVPLGKLVVVTGISGSGKSSLINGTLYPILNKHFYRAVQEPLPYKKFEGIENIDKIVDVDQTPIGRTPRSNPATYTGMFTDIRNLFAELPESKIRGYKAGRFSFNVKGGRCETCQGGGLKVIEMNFLPDVYVHCETCNGKRFNRETLEVRYKGKSISDVLEMTIDEAVDFFQPIPKIYAKVKTLQDVGLGYITLGQQSTTLSGGEAQRIKLATELAKKQTGNTLYILDEPTTGLHFEDVKILMEAINQLVELGNSFIIIEHNLDVIKLADHIIDIGPEGGKHGGEIIATGTPEELIKSKKSLTAKFLKKEMK; this is encoded by the coding sequence TTTTGGGAGGTTTAGAACGTCCAGATGTTGATAAAATCGAAGGACTTTCTCCTGTAATTGCCATCGAACAAAAAACCACCAATAAAAACCCACGTTCTACAGTGGGTACCGTTACAGAATTGTATGATTTTCTCCGTTTGCTTTTTGCCAGAGTTTCAGATGCTTATTCTTTAGAAACAGGCGAAAAAATGGTGAGCTACACAGAAGAACAAATCCTGGAAACCATCAAAGAAAATTATAAAGGCGAAAAAGTTTTACTTTTAGCACCCGTTATTCGTTCTAGAAAAGGGCATTATCACGAACTTTTTGTACAATTGGCTAAAAAAGGTTATTCACAAGCCAGAATTGATGGAGAATTACAAGATATAGAATACGATTTAAAATTAGACCGCTATAAAATGCACGATATAGAAGTGGTAATAGACCGATGGATTATCGGCGAAAACGCTACTGAAAGCAGAATGGCAAAATCGCTGAAAACGGCTTTGCAAATGGGAGAAGGAGTAGTAATGATTCAGAAATTAGGTGCTACAGACTATCAATATTTTTCTAAAAATTTGATGGATGCACACAGCGGAAATGCTTTGCCAATTCCAGAGCCTAACACGTTTTCTTTCAACTCGCCAAAGGGAAGTTGCCCAACTTGTAAAGGTCTTGGAACCATCAAAAAAATCAATGAAGAATTTTTGGTGGAAAATCCTAATTTTTCTATCAATCAAGGCGCTTTATTACCTCTAGAAGTTTTAAAAGGAAACAAATGGCTTCTCACTCAAATTAAAAATATTTTAGAAATTTTCGGGCTAGGTTTAAATACTTCTTTCAATGAAATTCCTCGTGAAGCAGTAGATTATATTTACTACGGATGTCAAAAAGAATTTACCGCAGATTTAAAATACGCTGGAATTTCTAAGAAAATAAAAATTAATTTTGAGGGTCTGGTTCCTTATCTAAGTCAAGTTATCGAAGATAAAGAAAATTATGATGCAGTATTACTTGAAAGACAATTTACCACCGAAGAAACTTGTCCAGAATGCAACGGAGCGAGACTTCAAAAAAGCAGTTTGGCTTTTAAAATTGATGGAAAAAACATTGCGGAAATCAATGCTTTGAGTCTGTTAGATTTAAAAGATTGGATACATGAAGTTAAAGAAAAATTCAGCGAAAAAAATAAAATCATTGCCAATGAAATTCTGAAAGAAATTGAAACTAGATTGCAGTTTTTATTAGATGTTGGTTTAGATTATTTAAGTTTGAGTAGAAGTTCTAGAACGCTTTCTGGTGGCGAATCACAGAGAATAAGACTCGCTACACAAATTGGTTCACAATTGGTCAATGTATTGTATATTTTAGATGAACCAAGCATTGGTTTGCATCAAAGAGACAACGAAAGACTCATCAATTCATTGAAAAATCTTCGAGATATTGGAAATTCGGTTCTCGTGGTAGAACATGATAAAGACATGATTCTAGAAGCCGATTACGTTCTAGATATCGGTCCTAGAGCTGGTAAACACGGCGGCGAAATTCTTTGGCAAGGAAAACCTGAAGATTTAATTAAAGCCAATACCATTACCGCAGATTACCTAACAGGAAAAAGAAGCATAGAAATTCCAAAAGAAAGAAGAAAAGGAAACGGAAAATTTCTTAAATTAAAAGGCGCAACTGGTAATAACCTGAAAAATGTAAACCTAGAAGTTCCTTTAGGAAAACTGGTGGTGGTAACGGGAATTTCAGGAAGTGGAAAATCTTCTTTGATTAATGGAACGCTTTATCCTATTCTCAATAAACATTTTTACAGAGCGGTTCAAGAACCTTTGCCTTACAAAAAATTTGAAGGCATCGAAAATATTGACAAAATTGTAGATGTAGACCAAACTCCGATTGGCAGAACGCCACGTTCTAATCCTGCAACTTACACCGGAATGTTCACCGATATTAGAAATCTTTTTGCAGAATTGCCAGAATCTAAAATCCGTGGTTACAAAGCGGGAAGATTCTCTTTCAACGTAAAAGGCGGAAGATGCGAAACGTGTCAAGGTGGTGGTTTAAAAGTGATTGAAATGAACTTTTTACCAGATGTTTACGTGCATTGCGAAACCTGCAACGGAAAACGCTTCAACAGAGAAACTTTGGAAGTTCGCTACAAAGGAAAATCGATTTCTGATGTTCTAGAAATGACGATAGATGAAGCGGTAGATTTCTTCCAACCGATTCCTAAAATTTATGCAAAAGTGAAGACATTACAAGACGTTGGTTTGGGTTACATTACACTTGGGCAACAATCTACAACGTTAAGTGGAGGAGAAGCGCAACGTATAAAACTAGCGACAGAACTTGCCAAAAAACAAACAGGAAACACGCTTTATATTCTAGATGAACCTACTACAGGTTTGCATTTTGAAGATGTAAAAATTCTAATGGAGGCCATCAATCAATTGGTAGAACTGGGCAATTCTTTTATTATTATTGAGCATAATTTGGACGTCATTAAATTGGCTGACCACATTATAGACATAGGTCCAGAAGGAGGAAAACACGGTGGCGAAATCATCGCAACGGGAACTCCTGAAGAATTGATAAAATCTAAAAAATCTTTGACTGCAAAATTTTTGAAAAAGGAAATGAAGTAA
- a CDS encoding GNAT family N-acetyltransferase, whose protein sequence is MNYQIREMLQEDGARVLEIFKQGIDGGNATFDKEVPSWEFWDNKFLKVCRLVLEDENGVVQGWAAIQPISARVCYKGVAEVSIYLDNSVHGKGFGEMLLHKLIEETEEYHFWTLQSGIFPENVASIKIHEKLGFRIIGRRERIAEMNGVWRDVILLERRTNRF, encoded by the coding sequence ATGAACTACCAAATCCGTGAAATGCTTCAAGAAGATGGAGCGAGAGTTTTAGAAATTTTCAAACAGGGAATTGATGGTGGCAATGCTACTTTTGACAAAGAAGTTCCAAGTTGGGAATTTTGGGATAATAAATTCTTGAAAGTATGTAGATTGGTTTTAGAAGACGAAAATGGAGTAGTGCAAGGTTGGGCTGCTATTCAACCAATTTCTGCTAGAGTTTGCTATAAAGGCGTGGCAGAAGTAAGCATATATCTTGATAACTCGGTTCATGGAAAAGGATTTGGCGAAATGCTTCTTCATAAATTAATAGAAGAAACCGAAGAATATCATTTTTGGACATTACAATCTGGTATTTTTCCAGAAAATGTAGCCAGCATTAAAATTCATGAAAAATTAGGCTTCAGAATCATTGGAAGAAGAGAAAGAATTGCTGAAATGAATGGAGTTTGGAGAGATGTAATTCTCTTAGAAAGAAGAACTAATAGATTTTAA